A genomic region of Leptospira terpstrae serovar Hualin str. LT 11-33 = ATCC 700639 contains the following coding sequences:
- a CDS encoding DUF4349 domain-containing protein, which produces MSRSYGEAEDYAPSSASPSPKTETTQTELKVQKRMMVYSVNVNLQSKEIESKVTEIIKLAESYGGYALQYSSNGVVQLKIPAEKLKQFLFTLRNQSQNYSEDVSAKDVTEDYTDTEIRMENAQKMRLRLLEVLKAAKTVEEILKVEAELNKVSEAIERWEGRLKYLASSVQLSSVQVRVLQKWEPVVQKEYQPGPLGYPFYWLYLGLGKVKDGIIWMFVQEIPKEKTEIPD; this is translated from the coding sequence ATGAGCCGGTCATACGGTGAAGCCGAAGATTATGCGCCTTCATCTGCGTCGCCCTCACCCAAAACAGAAACGACTCAAACTGAACTGAAAGTTCAAAAAAGAATGATGGTGTATTCTGTGAATGTCAATTTGCAATCAAAGGAAATTGAGTCCAAGGTTACAGAAATCATCAAACTTGCAGAGTCTTATGGTGGTTATGCGCTTCAATACAGTTCCAATGGAGTCGTACAATTAAAAATTCCGGCAGAAAAGTTAAAACAGTTTTTGTTTACTCTAAGGAACCAATCACAAAACTATTCGGAAGATGTTTCGGCAAAAGATGTGACAGAAGATTATACTGATACAGAAATTCGAATGGAGAATGCACAAAAAATGAGACTTCGACTTTTGGAAGTTCTAAAAGCGGCCAAAACAGTGGAAGAAATTTTAAAAGTAGAAGCAGAACTTAATAAAGTTTCAGAAGCCATAGAAAGATGGGAAGGAAGGTTGAAATACCTTGCAAGCTCCGTACAACTTTCTTCTGTCCAAGTCCGAGTACTTCAAAAATGGGAACCTGTGGTTCAAAAAGAATACCAACCAGGTCCATTGGGTTATCCTTTTTACTGGCTCTATCTTGGACTTGGGAAAGTAAAAGATGGAATTATTTGGATGTTTGTCCAAGAGATTCCTAAAGAAAAAACAGAAATCCCTGATTAA